A stretch of the Coprobacillus cateniformis genome encodes the following:
- the pilM gene encoding type IV pilus biogenesis protein PilM, giving the protein MKSGTVIYISNENISVVTAEAKRDVLRVVDYFQIPLKEGTMLNGVIIDENEMKRSLKTVYDRGVHETCLIVDSAKILAKAASVPKMRESEILQFVKDELSAIDSNSEDIVYDFAYLGDDDSAKGASKIFCVGVERQFIGSYLTLFEEVGIRVIAIDYAINVLISLVNELSGFLDKTYAVCQVDGQNLISVLFMNNEYALTNRSRIFANRGTTDFENEVINAISQLKQFASSSHQNLPMSDIYFFGLKHGEEIQLFERVRLSLNLTVGRLPNSKAIYAVKNNTHQFDVNDYAYPIGYLKRK; this is encoded by the coding sequence ATGAAAAGTGGAACAGTTATTTATATTTCAAACGAAAATATTTCTGTGGTGACTGCTGAAGCTAAACGTGATGTTTTAAGAGTTGTCGATTATTTTCAAATTCCTCTTAAAGAGGGGACAATGTTAAATGGAGTGATTATTGATGAAAATGAAATGAAGCGAAGCTTAAAAACAGTTTATGATAGAGGAGTTCATGAGACGTGTTTAATTGTTGATAGTGCAAAAATTTTAGCAAAAGCAGCGAGTGTTCCCAAAATGCGTGAAAGTGAAATTTTGCAATTTGTTAAAGATGAATTGTCTGCTATTGATAGTAATAGCGAAGATATTGTTTATGATTTTGCTTATCTTGGTGATGATGACTCTGCCAAAGGAGCAAGTAAAATATTTTGTGTCGGAGTTGAAAGGCAATTTATTGGTAGTTATCTAACACTTTTTGAAGAAGTGGGCATTAGAGTCATAGCTATTGATTATGCAATTAATGTGCTAATTTCCTTGGTTAATGAGTTAAGTGGATTCTTAGATAAAACATATGCAGTTTGTCAAGTGGATGGTCAGAACTTGATTAGTGTATTATTTATGAATAATGAATACGCTTTAACCAACCGTTCACGTATTTTTGCAAATCGAGGGACAACTGATTTTGAGAATGAAGTTATTAATGCGATATCACAACTTAAACAATTTGCTTCTTCTAGTCATCAAAACTTACCAATGAGTGATATTTATTTCTTTGGTTTAAAACATGGAGAAGAAATTCAATTGTTTGAAAGAGTAAGACTATCATTAAATTTAACTGTAGGAAGATTACCAAATTCAAAAGCTATCTATGCAGTTAAAAATAATACACATCAATTTGATGTGAATGATTATGCATATCCCATTGGCTATTTGAAAAGAAAGTGA
- a CDS encoding GspE/PulE family protein — protein MKMIPIGEVLKEQGYINEEQLQQALDAQKQDRSKRLGQHLIDLGFVSEEQTLQALSVKLGEPFVNLNNINIDTEAVGKIPEPLAMKYNILAYEINGNILNVITSDPMNFYGFEDIRLVTGMDLSIALTTAQSINDAISYYYSQVRAKTAAEVANTQTNQFQISDEEIFDSETDDTPVVKLLNSLLTNGFNTNVSDIHIEPFQNETVVRMRIDGMLIESMKLQRNIHNALVVRTKILANLDISEKRIPQDGHFVITINGEKMNLRVSIVPTVHGEKIVLRYLNSHTPIDYANHFGMNEENYHKMKMMMDNPNGIIYVTGPTGSGKTTTLYMIMEKLAKKDVNILTIEDPVEKTLDRINQMQVNNVAGLTFESGLRAILRQDPDIIMVGETRDAETASISVRAAITGHLVVSTLHTNDAISTIVRLEDMGIEPYMVSNSVVGIVAQRLVKKVCPNCAKKVATSEDDCRILGKKIEYVYKGDGCPACHHTGYRGRVAIHEMIVIDKTIRKMISEKVDISDISDYVRQHQNYRSLFDETLKLVEDGKTTVSELLKISYYER, from the coding sequence ATGAAAATGATACCAATTGGTGAGGTTTTAAAAGAGCAGGGATATATTAATGAAGAACAATTGCAACAGGCTCTTGATGCTCAAAAACAAGATCGTAGTAAGAGGTTAGGACAACATCTTATTGATTTAGGATTTGTGAGCGAAGAACAAACTTTGCAGGCTCTCTCTGTAAAGTTAGGAGAGCCGTTTGTCAATTTAAATAATATCAATATTGATACAGAGGCAGTTGGGAAAATACCAGAGCCTTTGGCTATGAAGTATAATATACTTGCTTATGAGATAAATGGGAATATTTTGAATGTAATAACAAGTGATCCGATGAATTTTTATGGCTTTGAAGATATTCGTTTGGTTACTGGTATGGATTTATCAATTGCTTTGACAACTGCACAGTCAATAAATGATGCTATTTCCTATTATTATTCGCAGGTACGTGCAAAAACAGCTGCAGAGGTCGCAAATACACAGACAAATCAGTTTCAAATATCAGATGAAGAAATCTTTGATAGTGAAACAGATGATACACCAGTTGTAAAGTTATTGAATTCTTTGTTGACAAATGGATTCAATACTAATGTTTCTGATATTCATATTGAACCATTTCAAAACGAAACTGTTGTTCGTATGAGAATTGATGGAATGCTCATTGAATCAATGAAACTTCAAAGAAATATTCATAATGCATTGGTAGTAAGAACAAAGATTTTAGCAAACCTTGATATTTCTGAAAAAAGAATTCCTCAAGATGGGCATTTTGTAATTACTATTAACGGTGAGAAAATGAATCTTCGTGTATCTATTGTTCCAACTGTTCATGGTGAAAAGATTGTATTAAGATATCTTAATTCTCATACGCCTATTGATTATGCCAACCATTTTGGGATGAATGAAGAGAATTATCATAAAATGAAGATGATGATGGACAATCCAAATGGAATTATTTATGTAACTGGACCAACCGGTTCTGGAAAAACAACAACTTTGTATATGATTATGGAGAAACTTGCAAAAAAGGATGTAAATATCTTAACAATTGAAGATCCTGTAGAAAAGACTTTAGATCGTATTAATCAAATGCAGGTTAATAATGTTGCTGGGTTAACATTTGAGAGTGGTTTAAGAGCTATTTTGCGACAGGATCCTGATATTATTATGGTAGGGGAAACACGTGATGCTGAGACAGCTTCTATTTCTGTACGAGCTGCTATTACTGGGCATCTGGTTGTATCAACTTTACATACTAATGATGCTATTAGTACAATTGTGAGATTGGAAGATATGGGAATAGAACCTTATATGGTATCTAATAGCGTTGTTGGGATTGTTGCACAACGATTGGTAAAAAAAGTATGTCCTAATTGTGCTAAGAAAGTCGCAACAAGTGAGGATGATTGTCGTATTCTTGGCAAGAAAATTGAGTATGTTTATAAGGGTGATGGGTGTCCTGCTTGTCATCATACAGGTTATAGAGGACGAGTTGCCATTCATGAAATGATTGTTATTGATAAGACAATCCGTAAGATGATTAGTGAAAAAGTAGATATTAGTGATATTTCTGATTATGTTCGTCAACATCAAAATTATCGTTCTTTATTTGATGAGACTTTGAAATTGGTTGAGGATGGTAAAACAACTGTGAGTGAATTATTAAAGATCTCTTATTATGAAAGATAG
- a CDS encoding type II secretion system F family protein, producing MAIFKYTAKDINSKKFHGKMEVNSREELVALLRSDNLYLLQAKEIIKEQSHKKMKLKDLSEFCRELGTMLSSGISLIMTINIITKRTTDPKLQAVYKDVYVKLQQGLSLSSALEAQGELFPSLMINMFRASESTGMMDRTAMKLSVQFDKDNKLQNKVKSAMLYPMILIVVTVCVVIAVFTMILPNFFDVFEGTPIPLITQIMFGISKAMTAYWEWFLIGILVLICFITMSIKVPKVKFAWDRFKIHCPKVGRLTSIIYTARFARSMSSLYTSGVSMLNSLELAKATINNKYIENQFDEVIKQVRDGTNLSQAISSVDGFDPKLSSSVYIGEESGKLDQTLLDVADDFDYEAELATEKMVTLLQPLMIIILGVIIGTIIVSVMLPLYSLYGSIGGK from the coding sequence ATGGCGATATTTAAGTATACTGCAAAAGATATAAATTCTAAGAAATTTCACGGCAAGATGGAGGTCAATTCTCGCGAAGAACTTGTCGCTTTATTGCGTTCTGATAATTTATATCTTTTACAGGCTAAGGAAATTATAAAAGAACAATCGCATAAAAAGATGAAACTAAAAGATTTATCAGAGTTTTGTAGAGAGTTAGGAACAATGTTATCATCAGGTATTTCGTTAATTATGACGATTAATATTATTACTAAGAGAACAACTGATCCTAAGCTTCAAGCAGTTTATAAAGATGTTTATGTGAAATTACAACAAGGATTATCTTTATCATCAGCTTTGGAGGCACAAGGAGAATTGTTTCCATCTTTAATGATTAATATGTTTAGAGCAAGTGAATCAACGGGTATGATGGATAGAACAGCAATGAAATTATCTGTCCAGTTTGATAAAGATAATAAGTTACAAAACAAAGTCAAAAGTGCAATGCTATATCCAATGATTTTAATAGTTGTCACTGTTTGTGTTGTTATAGCTGTTTTTACAATGATTTTACCGAATTTCTTTGATGTTTTTGAAGGGACTCCAATTCCTTTGATTACACAAATTATGTTTGGCATTTCTAAAGCAATGACAGCTTATTGGGAATGGTTTTTGATTGGGATTTTAGTGCTTATATGTTTCATCACAATGTCTATTAAGGTTCCTAAAGTAAAATTTGCTTGGGACCGCTTTAAGATTCATTGTCCAAAAGTAGGCAGATTAACAAGTATTATTTATACTGCACGTTTTGCAAGAAGTATGAGTTCTTTATATACGAGTGGAGTCTCTATGCTGAATTCTCTTGAACTTGCTAAAGCAACAATAAATAATAAGTACATTGAGAATCAATTTGATGAAGTCATTAAACAGGTTAGAGATGGAACAAATCTAAGTCAAGCCATTTCAAGTGTTGATGGGTTTGATCCAAAGTTATCTAGTTCAGTTTATATTGGTGAAGAAAGTGGTAAACTGGATCAAACATTATTGGATGTGGCTGATGATTTTGATTATGAAGCCGAATTAGCTACAGAGAAGATGGTTACTTTATTGCAACCATTAATGATTATTATATTAGGTGTTATCATTGGAACAATTATAGTCTCAGTCATGCTTCCGCTCTATTCTTTATATGGAAGTATTGGTGGGAAATAG
- a CDS encoding DMT family transporter — MKNKGILMIVLSALCFAGMNMFVKLSGDLPSIQKSFFRNLVAVIIAFSILKKSGYGFHVDKKNIKTLFLRSLCGTVGIIANFYAVDHLLLADASIIQKLAPFFVIIFSFFLLKENVSKKQIFSIIIAFIGTLFIVKPSFHNTQLFPSFVALIGAMGAGIAYTLVRKLSKNGVKGPQIVFYFSIFSCLSVVPYLILNFHPMTLEQLIILFLAGLCAAGGQFAVTAAYSYAAGRDISLFDYSQVVFAAILGFFVFQQIPDIYSWIGYFIIFGITLYMFISQRRLKTN; from the coding sequence ATGAAAAACAAAGGAATTTTAATGATTGTTTTATCAGCACTTTGTTTTGCTGGTATGAATATGTTTGTTAAACTTTCAGGGGATTTGCCTTCTATTCAGAAAAGTTTCTTTAGAAATTTGGTTGCTGTAATCATTGCTTTTTCAATCCTTAAAAAGAGCGGTTATGGTTTTCATGTTGATAAAAAGAATATAAAAACATTATTTTTAAGATCTTTATGTGGAACAGTTGGAATTATTGCTAATTTTTATGCTGTTGATCATTTGCTGTTGGCTGATGCATCCATTATTCAGAAATTAGCACCATTCTTTGTAATTATATTTTCATTTTTTCTATTAAAAGAGAATGTTTCAAAAAAGCAAATTTTCTCAATTATAATTGCTTTTATAGGAACATTGTTTATTGTAAAACCAAGTTTTCATAATACTCAATTATTCCCAAGTTTTGTTGCATTAATAGGGGCAATGGGAGCGGGGATTGCTTATACATTAGTTAGAAAACTATCAAAGAATGGTGTGAAAGGTCCACAAATTGTTTTTTATTTTTCTATTTTTTCTTGTCTCAGTGTTGTTCCATATCTTATATTAAACTTTCATCCTATGACTTTAGAACAATTAATAATTTTATTTCTGGCAGGATTATGTGCAGCAGGAGGACAATTTGCAGTAACAGCAGCTTATTCTTATGCCGCTGGTCGAGATATTTCATTGTTTGATTACTCTCAAGTTGTTTTTGCAGCTATTCTTGGTTTTTTTGTTTTTCAACAAATACCAGATATTTATAGTTGGATAGGATATTTTATTATTTTTGGGATTACATTATATATGTTTATATCTCAACGTCGATTAAAAACAAATTAG
- a CDS encoding type IV pilus twitching motility protein PilT translates to MQSLNDILHVARENNYSDVHLGGQNNIMIRNNGILYPYEHSYSVDDVVAMILSMLSISQKEKLEQGKDIDLVYVENMNRYRVNVYKERGQLCAALRIIYERIRSLDELHLPPVLRQLTQENRGLVLLTGPTGSGKSTTLAAMINEINQNRKCHILTIEDPIEYVYNQEQALIHQREVEFDVESFDMALKSALREDPDVILVGEMRDYETIQAVMTLAETGHLVFSTLHTIGAAKTIDRIVDVFPPHKQEQIRTQLSGVLNAVVTQQLIPTANGNSRVAALEIMLATPAVQNLIRENKGHQINSLIQTGMNLGMQSLNMCLASLMRQGVITKDAALQYSDNVSELQQMI, encoded by the coding sequence ATGCAATCATTAAATGATATATTACATGTAGCAAGAGAGAATAACTATTCTGATGTTCATTTAGGTGGACAAAACAATATTATGATTAGAAATAATGGAATACTATATCCGTATGAGCATTCATATTCAGTTGATGATGTTGTTGCTATGATTTTATCAATGCTGAGTATTTCTCAGAAAGAAAAATTAGAACAAGGTAAGGATATTGATTTGGTTTATGTTGAGAATATGAATCGTTACAGAGTTAATGTCTACAAAGAAAGAGGGCAGTTATGTGCTGCACTAAGAATTATTTATGAGCGTATCCGTTCCTTGGATGAACTTCACCTTCCACCTGTGCTTAGGCAATTAACTCAAGAAAATAGAGGATTGGTTTTGTTAACTGGGCCAACTGGCTCAGGAAAATCAACAACTCTAGCTGCAATGATTAATGAAATTAATCAAAATAGAAAATGTCATATTTTAACGATAGAAGACCCTATTGAATATGTTTATAATCAAGAACAGGCACTCATCCATCAAAGAGAGGTTGAATTTGATGTTGAATCATTTGACATGGCATTAAAAAGTGCACTGAGAGAAGATCCGGATGTTATTTTAGTTGGTGAAATGCGTGACTATGAAACAATTCAAGCTGTAATGACATTAGCAGAAACCGGACATCTTGTTTTTTCGACTTTGCATACGATTGGAGCGGCAAAGACAATTGACCGTATTGTAGATGTTTTCCCACCTCATAAACAAGAACAAATTCGTACACAGTTATCTGGTGTACTTAATGCAGTTGTAACACAGCAATTAATACCAACAGCAAACGGAAATTCACGAGTTGCAGCTTTGGAAATCATGCTTGCTACACCAGCTGTTCAAAATCTGATTCGTGAAAATAAAGGACATCAAATTAATAGTTTAATACAAACTGGAATGAATTTGGGAATGCAGTCTTTAAACATGTGTCTTGCATCATTAATGAGACAAGGCGTAATTACAAAGGATGCAGCACTTCAATATTCTGATAATGTTTCAGAACTTCAACAAATGATATAA
- a CDS encoding prepilin peptidase, which yields MCGKGKGMEPIVLFLYVYMFVLGTCIASFINVVIYRLPLGLNFVEGRSFCPKCHKTLKAYDMIPVFSWFLLRGKCRFCKEPISLRYPAIEFVGGVLAVLCFYRYGIDWMTLISFVFSMILLTICMIDYDTMIIPNGLVICCLIVAIVSVPFLDLSLMDRIIGFFIISVPLYIMNLIIPDCFGGGDIKLLAVSGLLMGWINVLIGMFIAVLIAGIYAGYLLLTHRIDRKGHIAFGPYICFGVFVALLYGQELFKWYLSLFGL from the coding sequence ATGTGTGGAAAGGGGAAAGGAATGGAGCCAATCGTATTGTTTTTATATGTTTATATGTTTGTTTTGGGGACATGTATTGCAAGTTTTATCAATGTTGTGATCTATCGATTACCTCTAGGTTTGAATTTTGTAGAAGGAAGAAGTTTTTGTCCAAAATGTCATAAGACATTAAAAGCATATGATATGATACCTGTTTTTAGTTGGTTTTTATTAAGAGGAAAGTGTCGTTTTTGTAAAGAACCAATATCATTAAGATATCCAGCAATTGAGTTTGTTGGTGGAGTTTTGGCAGTCCTATGTTTTTATAGATATGGAATTGACTGGATGACATTGATTTCTTTTGTATTTTCTATGATTTTATTAACCATTTGTATGATAGATTATGATACAATGATAATACCAAATGGTTTAGTAATTTGTTGTTTAATAGTGGCTATTGTAAGTGTGCCATTTTTAGATTTAAGTTTGATGGATCGTATAATTGGATTTTTTATAATAAGCGTACCATTATATATTATGAATTTAATAATACCTGATTGCTTTGGTGGTGGTGATATCAAGTTATTAGCAGTTAGTGGTTTATTAATGGGGTGGATAAACGTACTGATAGGAATGTTTATTGCTGTGTTGATAGCTGGAATTTATGCTGGCTATTTATTGCTGACTCACAGAATAGATAGAAAAGGTCACATTGCTTTTGGACCTTATATTTGTTTTGGAGTATTTGTAGCTTTGTTATATGGACAGGAATTGTTTAAATGGTATTTAAGCTTGTTTGGACTTTAG
- a CDS encoding prepilin-type N-terminal cleavage/methylation domain-containing protein, translating into MKNIKGFTLIEVIVTITLLAVLMAIVVPISLSYMDNIQEKKILNEAEAVLSQARSGAHSDRLSLEGKYLSHSGTYTETDSTLLSLYVSKANGVGVIQSLRYEDGNVTYMKYQYNHSTIVIYTKETNQCVIDNSL; encoded by the coding sequence ATGAAAAACATAAAAGGATTTACATTAATAGAAGTGATTGTGACAATAACACTTTTAGCAGTTTTGATGGCTATTGTTGTACCTATTTCTTTAAGTTATATGGATAATATTCAAGAAAAGAAAATCTTAAATGAAGCCGAGGCTGTTTTGAGTCAAGCAAGGAGTGGTGCACATTCTGATCGTTTGTCATTGGAGGGTAAATATTTATCTCATTCTGGAACATATACAGAAACAGACAGCACATTATTGTCGTTATATGTTTCAAAGGCAAATGGAGTTGGAGTTATTCAAAGTTTACGCTATGAAGATGGAAATGTCACTTATATGAAATATCAATATAATCATTCTACTATAGTTATTTATACAAAGGAAACGAATCAATGTGTAATAGATAATAGTCTCTAG
- a CDS encoding prepilin-type N-terminal cleavage/methylation domain-containing protein, with amino-acid sequence MNIKKLKEMRKNKKGFTLIEIIVVVVILAVLMAVAVPSVLKYMGEADDAKYMSQARGAYIAAQAEITKEYVASTTKDTLEAKVDEMVSGTPKVSQVDVYMVKPTSVDKTGAEGGTKLTGSPENAVMYVVYFGADPSKPEAVATVEPNSSVQIYR; translated from the coding sequence ATGAATATCAAAAAATTAAAAGAAATGAGAAAAAATAAAAAAGGTTTTACGTTAATTGAAATCATAGTCGTTGTTGTTATTTTGGCTGTATTAATGGCAGTTGCTGTACCTTCTGTATTAAAATATATGGGAGAAGCGGATGATGCTAAATACATGTCACAAGCAAGAGGTGCTTATATTGCTGCACAAGCTGAAATCACTAAGGAATATGTTGCTTCTACTACTAAAGACACTTTGGAAGCTAAAGTTGATGAAATGGTTAGTGGCACACCAAAAGTCTCTCAAGTTGATGTTTATATGGTCAAACCAACATCAGTTGATAAGACTGGAGCAGAAGGTGGAACTAAATTAACTGGAAGTCCTGAAAATGCAGTTATGTATGTTGTTTATTTTGGAGCAGATCCATCTAAACCTGAAGCTGTTGCTACAGTAGAACCAAACTCTTCAGTTCAAATATATAGATAA
- a CDS encoding prepilin-type N-terminal cleavage/methylation domain-containing protein, with protein MRKNRHGFTLIEIIVSIAIASIVLLIAGSMILSSTKFMGTTVETDLNKRKIDSTIDFIRGEIIYSTDVRFVKEDSQYAPNYQKDNNWHYIYIKDGYLYHDGQKVFGEEFYNSDILSVYIKGDYENKQRIDMKYSLLDYHKENVYSSRDTVMFMNLSVSEDIQKQALYTADYYELSYNGYWLFYNKKYTEPVIENPKEGDGTVHDQLLSMALGTNRWFYSTSYFYRFGDRVFHNGYWWMYNATTNSGSDVPGTSSSFWKRLTSEWTEQSRYSIGDVIIFEGKYYRRIVDASWNAKPTDQWNKQWEEISKEVAQETVYNIPDNEYVAYDKKTVISKLNNIDLDKIPTYIPENNNSYHVFYNETPTKATDFVKIKDQVVTGDYYHYYYRVFNNDAKPGEKSNGFFGWQEIKIDYDENSAYVVGDSVLSVANNGALKSHFEVQMDILTEQTIQNIKNKLGSQYTDDLLYSNYLNPGGEFNFTNQFVWKKLY; from the coding sequence ATGAGAAAGAATAGACATGGTTTTACTCTTATAGAAATAATTGTGTCTATTGCTATTGCATCAATTGTTTTATTGATTGCGGGTTCAATGATTCTTTCTTCTACAAAGTTTATGGGCACAACTGTTGAGACAGATTTAAATAAACGTAAAATTGATTCAACTATTGATTTTATAAGAGGGGAAATCATTTATTCTACAGATGTTCGTTTTGTAAAAGAGGATAGTCAGTATGCACCTAATTATCAAAAAGATAATAATTGGCATTATATCTATATCAAAGATGGCTATCTTTATCATGATGGGCAAAAGGTATTTGGTGAGGAGTTTTATAATTCTGATATTTTATCTGTCTATATTAAAGGGGATTATGAAAATAAACAACGTATTGATATGAAATATAGTCTTTTAGATTACCATAAAGAGAATGTTTATAGCAGTAGAGATACGGTCATGTTTATGAACTTGTCAGTCAGTGAAGATATTCAAAAACAAGCATTATATACAGCTGATTATTATGAGTTGTCTTATAATGGGTATTGGTTATTTTACAACAAAAAGTATACTGAACCTGTTATTGAAAATCCAAAAGAGGGAGATGGGACAGTTCATGATCAATTATTATCAATGGCTTTAGGAACGAATAGATGGTTTTATTCGACTTCATACTTTTATCGATTTGGTGATAGAGTTTTTCATAATGGATATTGGTGGATGTACAATGCCACAACAAATAGTGGTTCTGATGTTCCTGGAACATCATCAAGTTTTTGGAAGAGATTAACTTCTGAATGGACAGAACAGAGTCGGTATAGTATTGGAGATGTTATTATTTTTGAGGGGAAGTATTACAGGAGAATAGTTGATGCGAGTTGGAATGCTAAGCCTACTGATCAATGGAATAAGCAATGGGAAGAAATTTCTAAAGAAGTTGCTCAAGAAACAGTTTATAATATACCTGATAATGAGTATGTTGCATATGATAAAAAGACAGTTATATCAAAATTAAATAATATAGATTTGGATAAGATTCCTACTTATATTCCTGAAAATAATAACTCATATCATGTTTTTTATAATGAAACGCCTACCAAGGCGACAGATTTCGTAAAAATTAAGGATCAAGTTGTAACAGGAGATTATTATCATTATTATTATCGTGTTTTTAATAATGATGCCAAACCAGGTGAAAAATCGAATGGTTTTTTTGGATGGCAAGAAATCAAAATTGATTATGATGAAAATAGTGCATATGTTGTAGGTGATAGTGTTTTATCAGTTGCTAATAATGGTGCATTAAAGAGTCATTTTGAAGTGCAGATGGATATTTTAACAGAACAAACAATACAGAATATTAAAAATAAACTAGGCAGTCAATATACTGATGATTTGTTATATAGTAATTATTTGAATCCTGGTGGGGAATTTAACTTTACAAATCAATTTGTTTGGAAGAAACTATATTAG
- a CDS encoding pilus assembly FimT family protein, with product MKSLNSKGFTLIESLVTFAIIAVAGTMFLVGFYNVSIIASEGSLIKTTTNTLYNDLISENENVIKESNEKNMTIVFANGSTHTIAMTKEFVKDSVTTKNPFDIQLHKLIPKTQAQLLPSIIQEEPVQPTECYDADFYVLNSALSVLPKSYKELTQINKEFYFDSIGSVAESVDKTMDSFIFGNAVGKYLVNSPDISQLQLENIIFENDYLEWLKGSSYEIKWFCIDGDSILSENKVKVYGFVKKIGTRSLILNYSTDNSKVAYLDFDNDGKLIGIEALEAELMNKKVKINNKEYSFDSIQQLNFVTDQSTELYFGKVV from the coding sequence ATGAAGAGTCTGAATAGTAAAGGTTTTACACTGATTGAATCGCTTGTCACATTTGCAATAATTGCTGTAGCTGGAACTATGTTTTTAGTAGGTTTTTATAATGTATCTATAATAGCTTCAGAAGGTTCATTGATTAAGACAACAACAAATACCCTATATAATGATCTCATATCAGAAAATGAAAATGTCATTAAAGAGAGTAATGAAAAAAATATGACAATTGTTTTTGCTAATGGTTCTACTCATACTATTGCTATGACAAAAGAATTTGTGAAAGATAGTGTTACAACGAAAAACCCTTTTGATATTCAATTACATAAATTGATTCCTAAAACCCAAGCACAGCTGTTACCTTCTATAATTCAAGAAGAGCCAGTGCAGCCAACAGAATGTTATGATGCGGATTTTTATGTTCTCAATAGTGCTCTTTCTGTTCTACCTAAGTCTTATAAAGAATTGACTCAAATTAATAAAGAATTTTATTTTGATTCAATTGGTTCTGTTGCTGAATCCGTCGATAAAACAATGGACAGTTTTATCTTTGGAAATGCTGTTGGTAAATATCTGGTAAATAGTCCTGATATTTCTCAGTTACAATTAGAAAATATTATATTTGAAAATGATTATTTAGAGTGGTTAAAGGGATCATCATATGAAATAAAATGGTTTTGCATCGATGGTGACTCAATACTAAGTGAAAACAAAGTCAAAGTTTATGGTTTTGTTAAGAAAATTGGAACCAGAAGTTTGATTTTAAATTATAGTACTGATAATAGCAAAGTTGCTTATTTAGATTTTGACAATGATGGCAAGTTAATTGGAATAGAAGCATTAGAGGCTGAGTTAATGAATAAAAAGGTAAAAATTAACAATAAAGAATATTCATTTGATTCAATTCAGCAATTGAACTTTGTTACTGATCAATCAACAGAACTTTATTTTGGTAAAGTTGTATAA